The Desulfatiglans sp. genomic sequence TGAGGTACTGGTAGAGATACACAGCCATTATATTAAACAGATCGAGATCGCAAAAAAGGTTGACTGGGTTTATGATTTTGCCTTACCTCCGCTTGTGCTGCATGCGCTGTTTAATGCGGATTCAAAACCGCTTGCAAAGTGGCTTTCCATAAGCCCCAGAAATGCCGTAACTGTTCTTGATACCCATGACGGAATAGGGGTTATTGATGTGGGGGCCGATGATATTGATAAAACGCCTGGCCTGCTTGCGCCTAATGATATAAACAATCTTGTTGAGACAATTCACATTCGAAGCAAAGGGGAGAGTAAAAAGGCCACAGGGGCGGCAGCAAACAATCTTGACCTTTACCAGGTGAACTGCACATTCCTTGATGCTTTGGGAGGGTGTGAAACAGAGTATCTGATAGCAAGAGCTGTTCAGTTTTTTGCCCCCGGGATTCCACAGGTCTATTATACCGGTCTTCTGGGGGGCAAAAATGATATGGAACTCCTTGAACGCTCAAAGGTCGGGCGCGACATCAACCGGCATTATTATACAAATGACGAGGTAGATAATGCCCTTAGGCAGCCAATGGTAAAGAAAATAATTGATCTGATTAGTCTCAGGAACAGCCACCCTGCCTTTAATGGTGAATTTCATGTGGAAGCACCGGAAAAGAGCCTGCTGTTAATGATCTGGAAAAAAGATGATCAATGGATAAAGCTTGATGTGGATTTATCAATTCCTTCAGCATCAATAACAGGTTCAGGCCTGAAGGAGGAAATTATCTATAAAGGTTAGCATGGCATTTTAAAATCTTTAAGACAGTGGATTTTTAGTTTTCCTTGTGCCTTGAGCCCTGAGCCCTGTGCTTCTTGTCCCGCCATAGCCTTTGGCGACGGCGGCTGTGCCTTGAACCTTTCAGCTTTTATTTTGAGGTATTTCCATGGACTCTACAACTTCCAAACACAACCTTACCGCAATCAAATGGCTTACATTTTTAATGTTCATGATGTTTGCCATGACCACAGATTCAGTTGGCCTTATCATCCCGGTAGTAATAAGAGAATTCAAACTGAGCATGGCTGCTGCAGGGGCATTCCACTATGCAAACATGATAGCTATTGCACTGGCAGGGATCTTCCTGGGATATCTGGCAGACAGCCTGGGCCGCAAGAAGACCATTATTTTTGGTCTGATACTTTTTGCCCTTAACTCCTATCTCTTTGCTGTGGGTAATACATTTTTGTTTTTCGTTGTGCTTCTTGTTATATCCGGCGCAGCCATAGGAATATTCAAGACAGGCGCCCTGGCCCTTGTTGGCGATATATCCCATTCAACAACAGAGCACACTGCCACTATGAACACGGTTGAAGGGTTCTTTGGTGTTGGCGCTATTATTGGGCCTGCAATAGTTACCTGGCTGCTTGATGGCGGGTTTTCATGGAAATGGATCTATATAATCGCCGGGACAATATGTGTTATACTTATTCTAACCGCATCGCTTGTAAAATATCCTAAGACTGTCAAGAGCATGGATGAACCCATTGACCTTAAAAGGACATTCGGGATGATGAAGGATCTCTACGCCCTTGGTTTTTCCCTTGGAATATTTCTTTATGTGGCATCCGAATGCGCCATATATGTCTGGATGCCCACCCTGTTTGAGGGATACACAGGTTCATTCACCTTTGTTGTCGCATATGCAACATCCATATTTTTTATCCTGCGTGTCATAGGGAGGTTCATGGGGGCATGGATACTGGCCAGATTCAACTGGGCATCAGTAATGGTGCTTTTTAGCCTGGCTATCTTCATATGTTTTATCGGTTCCATGATTGGTGGTTTATCATATGCCATATGGCTTTTGCCTTTATCAGGTCTATTCATGTCCATGATATACCCGACATTAAACTCAAAGGGGATAAGCTGTTTTCCAAAGACAGAGCATGGGACGGTTGCAGGTGTGATACTCTTTTTTACATGTGTGGCAGCAGCCGCAGGGCCATGGGCAATGGGCGTTGTGAGTGATATATTCGGTGATCCTAAATACGGCTTTATCCTTGCAACCGGTTTTGCCGGGCTGCTTTTTGTCGGGATGATGATAAACTGGATATATAACCCGGCGAAAAAGAGACTGGCTGAGTTGGATAGTAGTGAGTACTAAAGAAAGCTGGCAGCTCTCAGCTATCAGTGGTCAGCTTTCAGCAAAAACATAAATTGTAGGGGCACGAGGCATCATGCCTGTTGTTCAATGTATGGGAAAATGTGGAATAGGCAAAATTATAAATTGTAGGGGCGAAAAATTTTTCGCCCCTACGGTTGTAAATGAAAACATTGTGCTTTTTCTATAGGAAAGAGGAGTCAAAAATGAAATTCAGGATATTATCACTTATCATATTCAGTTTACTGATTATTACATCTACACATGGCCAGCTTGTAGATGAGTTTAATCAGGAGGACAACAGTTGCTGTCTACCCATATTTGCTCAGAGGCTTGTGAATCAGCTCTCTGACTGGAACCAGCTCAGCAGGTACAAGGCTGATAACGAGGCGCTTAAAAAGAAACCATATGATGCCAAACGTGTTGTGTTTATGGGCGACTCAATTACTGATTTCTGGAAACTGGCAGAATCTTTTCCTGGTAAGCCATATGTAAACCGTGGCATAAGCGGGCAGACAACACCCCAGATGCTGGTACGCATGTATCCCGATGTGATAGTGCACAAACCCGCAGCAATGGTATTGCTCGCCGGGATCAACGATGTATCACAGAACACAGGGCCTTCAACAGCAGAGATGGTGGAACAGAATATAATGGCCATGACCGATATTGCAAAACAAAACAACATAAAGGTTATTCTCTGCTCCGTCCTGCCAATAAGTGACTATGGCTTTTACAAGGCAAAAGCAAGCGGCAGCCTGCCCTCATATATGAAAGACCCGGTATCAGCTACCCATCCGCCAGAGGATATCATTAAGCTTAATGCATGGATGAAGGGATATGCCTCAAAGGTTGGAGCAACATATGTGGACTACTTCAGTGCAATGGTGGATGAAAAAGGGTTCCTGAAAGAAGAATTATCAGAGGATGGCATTCATCCCAATGCAGAGGGATACAAGATAATGACAAAGATACTGGGAGAGGCGATAAATAAATCTATCAAATAGTAAAAGAATCTATGATTTTTGTCCGGTCTTGTAGAGACAATGCATGCCTTGTCTCTACGAAATGTGAATATAATTAACAGCTTTTGTATAAATGAAAATGATTATTAATGTAGGGGCAGGCCCCTGTGCCTGCCCGTGGGGGATGCCAGATGGCAAAAAATTCGGGCAACCACAGGGGGTTGCCCCTACAAGCGGATAAATACCTAATGAAGCTGATTTAAAAAGTTATTTATATCCTGTCTTCTTTAGTTAGTTTTATTATTGGAGAAAAAAATGAAAAATACCATATACACAATATTAATTGTCCTGTTTTTTATTTTAGAATCTACAGCCTCTGCACAAACAGCTAACCTGCTTTTTAAGGCCGGGGCTGCCAAGGTTGATGTTACCCCCGACGAAAAGGCGTTGCCGAAAAATATAGAGGGGATACATGACAGGGTCTACTCAAGGGCTATTGTTGTGGATAACGGGGTCACAAGTGCAGCACTTGTTACTGTTGACACAGGTATGCTATTCGAGCAGTTGTGGAAGAACCTGACACAGAAGATCGAAAAAGAGCTGGGAATACCTGCTCAAAATATCCTTTTAACCCCGACCCATACACACAGCAGTATATTTGGACCTCAACCTGGTCTGGAAGAACTTATTTTTAAATCGATTAAGCTTGCAAAGGAAAGGCTTCAGCCAGCCCGCATAGGTTATGGCACAGGTGTTTCCTATATAAATGTCAACCGCAACATTATTGACCCCAAGACAAGACGCTGGTGGGAAGGGCCTAACTATGACGGCCCTTCGGATAAGACTGTCGCAGTGGTGAAATTTGAAACCATAAATGGGGAACCTATTGCAGTATATTATAACTATGCCATGCACGGTGTTACTGTGGGGCAGATCGATAAAATCAGTGGTGATGCACCGGGAGCAACCTCAAAATATATAGAGGATTCATTTGACGATAAAATAGTTGCCGTGTGGTCAACAGGCGCATGCGGGGACCAGAACCCTATTTATTTTCAGCAGACATATGACTTAAGGGATATAAGAATAAAGGATTATGCAAAGCGCGGGATCGATATCAGTAATGCAATGCCACCGGGAGGGGAGGGGCTGAATAAAGAGGATCATGAGGTGAAAAAACTCATGGATCAGCAGAAACAGATGATCCTTTCAATGGGGCAGTTTTTGGGTGAAGAGGTCATGCATGTAATGCGGGGCATGGAGCGCATGTCAGAAAAGGGCAGGATAGCAGGAAAGCAGAAGATGGTCAGCTTTCCGGGACGTGATCAGACAAACAAGGGTCGTGCCGGGTATGAAGGCACATACAAGGATGGCGCCCCGGTTGAGCTTCGCCTGGGGCTTTTAATGATAGATGATATAGCCATTGGCACTGTAAACGCAGAGATATTCAACCTGATCGCACAAAGGCTAAAAAAGGAATCTCCATTAACAAAAACCATGATGGTGACCATTACAAACGGCATGGCAAATTCAGGGTATATCCCCAATGATGCGGCATTCGGCTACCAGACCTTTGAGGTGCTCTCATCCAGGTGCAAACCAGGGTATGCAGAGAACGCCATAGTGAACGGGATACTTGATCTTATTTATGAGACAAGGGAAAAGTAGATATTGGCACCAAAGTAGGGGCGAATAATTATTCGCCTGATATTAATAGTATGGAATAGGATAAACCCATAAACATACTTATTTAATGATATTCTTGATCTAATTTGGAGTTTTTTGTATGATGTTGTCATGCAAATAAAGGGGACTCAATGAAAACAAAAAAAACACGAATAGCCATGACAATCTCCATGCCTGAGAATATTGCTGAAGAATATGAAAATCTGGCCAGACTGATGTCAAAGAATAAGAGCGTGCTCTTTAGAGAAATGTTTCAGGTTTACAAGGAGCAGGCCCTAGAAAAGGAATTTCGAGAACTTCAAAAATATGGCGCAGATTTGGGTCGTGCAAAAGGTTTATTTTCCGAGGCGGACATTGAAAAACTTGTTTTTCAGGGTCGCTGATCTTGAAGGTCGTTTTTGACACCAACATATTTATATCTGCATTTGTTTTTCCCGGAGGTAATGCAGAGCAGGCCTGGATCAGGGCTATCCACAATGATTTTGAACTCTACACATCAATAGCTATCCTGGCTGAACTGGCAAAGAAACTGCAAGAAAAATTCGACTGGGAAAAACCAAAAATAGCCCAGTTGATTACGCACATCAGCAGAATCGCCAGGGTCCTGAAAACTACACCAAGCATAAATATATTAGCGGATACGCCTGATAATCGTATACTGGAATGTGCCACAGAAGGGAAAGCGGAGCTGCTTGTAACCGGAGACAAACATCTGATGAAAATCGGGCATTATGAAGATATTAAGATCATTAAGTTATCCGATTTTCTCATGATGTTTGAATGAGTATCAGGGAAAGGGTTGCGCAGATCATTGACCCTTAATAAATACCACCTCTTTATGAACTCAAACATATTTTGACATGAAATGTTTAATCGGTTAATATC encodes the following:
- a CDS encoding sucrose phosphorylase gives rise to the protein MKNQVQLITYVDRLSGGGFKQLNSLLRDEMRDLFGGAHLLPFFYPIDGADAGFDPIDHTQTDPKLGTWDDVRELGNTVELVADLIVNHVSSSSPQFLDYSKNGDASEYAGLFLSFDRVFPNGASESDILSIYRPRPTVPFSPLMLLTGEKRLFWTTFNPEQIDIDVSHSQATTYLDSILKQFQVAGIKMIRLDAVGYAIKKPGTSCFMIPETYAFIAELTAKAHDLGIEVLVEIHSHYIKQIEIAKKVDWVYDFALPPLVLHALFNADSKPLAKWLSISPRNAVTVLDTHDGIGVIDVGADDIDKTPGLLAPNDINNLVETIHIRSKGESKKATGAAANNLDLYQVNCTFLDALGGCETEYLIARAVQFFAPGIPQVYYTGLLGGKNDMELLERSKVGRDINRHYYTNDEVDNALRQPMVKKIIDLISLRNSHPAFNGEFHVEAPEKSLLLMIWKKDDQWIKLDVDLSIPSASITGSGLKEEIIYKG
- a CDS encoding MFS transporter — translated: MDSTTSKHNLTAIKWLTFLMFMMFAMTTDSVGLIIPVVIREFKLSMAAAGAFHYANMIAIALAGIFLGYLADSLGRKKTIIFGLILFALNSYLFAVGNTFLFFVVLLVISGAAIGIFKTGALALVGDISHSTTEHTATMNTVEGFFGVGAIIGPAIVTWLLDGGFSWKWIYIIAGTICVILILTASLVKYPKTVKSMDEPIDLKRTFGMMKDLYALGFSLGIFLYVASECAIYVWMPTLFEGYTGSFTFVVAYATSIFFILRVIGRFMGAWILARFNWASVMVLFSLAIFICFIGSMIGGLSYAIWLLPLSGLFMSMIYPTLNSKGISCFPKTEHGTVAGVILFFTCVAAAAGPWAMGVVSDIFGDPKYGFILATGFAGLLFVGMMINWIYNPAKKRLAELDSSEY
- a CDS encoding capsular biosynthesis protein, which translates into the protein MKFRILSLIIFSLLIITSTHGQLVDEFNQEDNSCCLPIFAQRLVNQLSDWNQLSRYKADNEALKKKPYDAKRVVFMGDSITDFWKLAESFPGKPYVNRGISGQTTPQMLVRMYPDVIVHKPAAMVLLAGINDVSQNTGPSTAEMVEQNIMAMTDIAKQNNIKVILCSVLPISDYGFYKAKASGSLPSYMKDPVSATHPPEDIIKLNAWMKGYASKVGATYVDYFSAMVDEKGFLKEELSEDGIHPNAEGYKIMTKILGEAINKSIK
- a CDS encoding CopG family transcriptional regulator, encoding MKTKKTRIAMTISMPENIAEEYENLARLMSKNKSVLFREMFQVYKEQALEKEFRELQKYGADLGRAKGLFSEADIEKLVFQGR
- a CDS encoding putative toxin-antitoxin system toxin component, PIN family → MKVVFDTNIFISAFVFPGGNAEQAWIRAIHNDFELYTSIAILAELAKKLQEKFDWEKPKIAQLITHISRIARVLKTTPSINILADTPDNRILECATEGKAELLVTGDKHLMKIGHYEDIKIIKLSDFLMMFE